In a single window of the Streptomyces sp. NBC_00353 genome:
- a CDS encoding DUF3105 domain-containing protein: MSFDRRTRIEQMRNADRARDRRNRVLVIGLSVVVVAGLVGFGTSVLLDKSEAADKKQADAAQDAKAAATEKEKLASEPIKGLKTWDAKKLTRNHVTTTVTYPMKPPVGGDHSPVWMNCDGEVYKKAIPDMSAVHSLEHGSVWVTYTDKASDADVAALAERVGKTPYSLMSPYQDQAGTITLSAWGNQVTVDSADDRRVDQFFAKFVQGAQTPEPGAACTGGLAQ; this comes from the coding sequence ATGAGCTTCGACCGCAGGACCCGCATAGAGCAGATGCGCAACGCCGACCGGGCGCGTGACCGCCGCAACCGTGTCCTGGTCATAGGGCTGAGCGTCGTCGTCGTCGCAGGTCTGGTGGGCTTCGGTACGTCCGTGCTGCTGGACAAGTCCGAGGCCGCGGACAAGAAGCAGGCGGACGCGGCGCAGGACGCGAAGGCGGCCGCGACGGAGAAGGAGAAGCTGGCCTCCGAGCCGATCAAGGGGCTGAAGACGTGGGACGCGAAGAAGCTGACCCGTAACCACGTCACCACGACCGTGACGTACCCGATGAAGCCTCCGGTCGGCGGTGACCACAGCCCCGTTTGGATGAACTGCGACGGCGAGGTATACAAAAAGGCGATCCCCGACATGAGCGCCGTGCACTCGCTGGAGCACGGTTCGGTGTGGGTGACGTACACGGACAAGGCGTCGGACGCCGATGTCGCCGCGCTCGCGGAGCGGGTCGGGAAGACGCCGTACTCGCTGATGAGTCCGTATCAGGACCAGGCCGGCACGATCACACTGAGCGCCTGGGGCAACCAGGTCACCGTGGACAGCGCCGACGACCGGCGGGTGGACCAGTTCTTCGCCAAGTTCGTGCAGGGGGCACAGACACCTGAGCCGGGTGCCGCGTGCACGGGCGGACTGGCGCAGTGA
- a CDS encoding NAD+ synthase: MPQLRLALNQIDSTVGDLAGNAEAIVHWTRHSAEQGAHLVAFPEMVLTGYPVEDLALRPSFVEASREALRALAARLDAEGFGELPVVVGYLDRSEKAQPRYGQPAGAPQNAAAVLHRGKVALSFAKHHLPNYGVFDEFRYFVPGDSMPVMRVHGVDVALAICEDLWQDGGRVPAARAAGAGLLLSINASPYERDKDDTRLALVRKRAQEAGCTTAYLAMIGGQDELVFDGDSIVVDKDGEVIARAPQFAEGSVVLDLDLPAAAPEAPSGVVNDGLRIDHVVLSDKPVPAYEAELTGGCAERLDDDEELYSALVVGLRAYAAKNGFSSVLIGLSGGIDSALVAAIACDALGAQNVYGISMPSKYSSDHSKGDAAELARRTGLNFRTVPIEPMFDAYMESLGLTGLAEENLQSRLRGTMLMAVSNQEGQIVLAPGNKSELAVGYSTLYGDSVGAYGPIKDVYKTSIFRLAKWRNRAAEERGRTPPIPEASITKPPSAELRPDQVDTDSLPDYDVLDRILEMYVDRDLGLDTIVAAGFDEALVTKTLRLVDTAEYKRRQYPPGTKISAKGFGKDRRLPITNRWRESG, translated from the coding sequence GTGCCTCAACTACGCCTCGCACTCAATCAGATCGACTCGACCGTCGGTGACCTCGCCGGCAACGCCGAGGCGATCGTCCACTGGACCCGGCACTCCGCCGAACAGGGCGCCCATCTGGTGGCATTCCCCGAGATGGTGCTGACCGGTTACCCCGTCGAGGACCTGGCCCTGCGGCCGTCCTTCGTCGAGGCGTCGCGGGAAGCGCTGCGTGCGCTCGCCGCCCGTCTCGACGCGGAGGGCTTCGGGGAGCTGCCCGTCGTGGTCGGATATCTCGACCGTTCCGAGAAGGCCCAGCCGCGCTACGGCCAGCCCGCCGGGGCGCCGCAGAACGCCGCCGCGGTGCTGCACCGCGGGAAGGTCGCCCTGAGCTTCGCCAAGCACCACCTGCCCAACTACGGCGTCTTCGACGAGTTCCGGTACTTCGTGCCGGGCGACTCGATGCCCGTCATGCGGGTCCACGGTGTCGATGTGGCGCTCGCGATCTGCGAGGACCTCTGGCAGGACGGCGGCCGCGTGCCGGCCGCCCGGGCCGCCGGGGCCGGGCTGCTGCTGTCGATCAACGCCTCGCCGTACGAGCGGGACAAGGACGACACCCGGCTGGCACTGGTCCGCAAGCGGGCCCAGGAGGCCGGCTGCACCACCGCCTATCTGGCGATGATCGGCGGCCAGGACGAGCTGGTCTTCGACGGCGACTCGATCGTCGTCGACAAGGACGGCGAGGTGATCGCCCGGGCCCCGCAGTTCGCCGAGGGCAGCGTCGTCCTCGACCTCGACCTGCCGGCTGCCGCGCCCGAGGCGCCGTCCGGGGTGGTCAACGACGGTCTGCGGATCGACCATGTCGTCCTCTCCGACAAGCCCGTTCCGGCGTACGAGGCCGAGCTGACCGGCGGCTGTGCCGAGCGGCTCGACGACGACGAGGAGCTGTACTCCGCACTCGTCGTGGGATTGCGCGCGTACGCCGCGAAGAACGGTTTCAGCAGTGTGCTGATCGGGCTCTCCGGCGGAATCGACTCGGCGCTCGTCGCCGCCATCGCGTGCGATGCGCTGGGTGCGCAGAACGTGTACGGGATCTCGATGCCGTCGAAGTACTCCTCGGACCACTCCAAGGGCGACGCGGCGGAGCTGGCGCGGCGCACCGGGCTGAACTTCCGCACCGTGCCGATCGAGCCGATGTTCGACGCGTACATGGAGTCGCTGGGGCTCACCGGTCTCGCCGAGGAGAACCTGCAGTCGCGGCTGCGCGGCACGATGCTGATGGCCGTCTCCAACCAGGAGGGCCAGATCGTCCTGGCGCCGGGCAACAAGTCGGAGCTGGCGGTCGGCTACTCGACGCTGTACGGGGACTCCGTCGGCGCCTACGGGCCGATCAAGGACGTCTACAAGACGTCGATCTTCCGCCTGGCGAAGTGGCGCAACCGGGCCGCGGAGGAACGCGGCCGGACACCGCCGATCCCGGAGGCCTCCATCACCAAGCCGCCCAGCGCCGAGCTGCGGCCGGACCAGGTCGACACGGACTCGTTGCCCGACTACGACGTACTGGACCGGATCCTGGAGATGTACGTCGACCGGGACCTGGGGCTGGACACCATCGTGGCAGCCGGGTTCGACGAGGCGCTGGTGACGAAGACGCTGCGGCTGGTGGACACGGCGGAGTACAAGCGGCGGCAGTACCCGCCGGGTACGAAGATCTCGGCCAAGGGGTTCGGCAAGGACCGGCGGCTGCCGATCACGAATCGGTGGCGCGAGTCGGGGTGA
- a CDS encoding DUF305 domain-containing protein gives MTAARGARRTQWAAGSAVALALLFAGVATVAAARGDTADGTQPQAASAAVRAPATDSADAGFARDMAVHHQQAVEMSFIVRDRTQDEEVRRFAYDIANTQANQRGMLLGWLDLWELPKVAVAGQEPMAWMATHGDHDGHGAADGHDMAGMGDMTAGSGSGFTAHDGALMPGMATRTELDRLRKADGKQAEILYLQLMTDHHKGGVAMARGCAELCTVKTERRLAQGMVEAQQSELDAMAQMLSARGAEPR, from the coding sequence GTGACCGCTGCGCGAGGTGCCCGCCGCACCCAGTGGGCGGCGGGCTCCGCCGTCGCGCTCGCGCTGCTCTTCGCGGGCGTGGCGACGGTCGCCGCGGCACGGGGCGACACGGCGGACGGGACGCAGCCGCAAGCCGCCTCGGCGGCGGTCCGGGCGCCCGCCACCGATTCGGCCGACGCCGGGTTCGCGCGCGACATGGCGGTCCACCATCAGCAGGCGGTGGAGATGTCCTTCATCGTGCGTGACCGTACGCAGGACGAGGAGGTACGCCGGTTCGCGTACGACATCGCCAACACGCAGGCCAACCAGCGGGGCATGCTGCTCGGCTGGCTGGATCTGTGGGAGCTGCCGAAGGTGGCCGTCGCCGGGCAGGAGCCGATGGCGTGGATGGCGACCCACGGTGATCACGATGGGCACGGCGCGGCCGACGGTCACGACATGGCCGGTATGGGTGACATGACGGCCGGGTCGGGCAGTGGGTTCACGGCGCACGACGGGGCTCTGATGCCCGGCATGGCCACCCGGACGGAGCTCGACCGGCTGAGGAAGGCCGACGGCAAGCAGGCCGAGATCCTCTACCTCCAGCTGATGACCGACCACCACAAGGGCGGCGTCGCCATGGCGCGCGGCTGCGCCGAGCTCTGCACGGTGAAAACGGAGAGACGGCTCGCCCAGGGCATGGTCGAGGCCCAGCAGTCCGAGCTGGACGCGATGGCGCAGATGCTGTCGGCGCGCGGGGCCGAGCCCAGGTAG
- a CDS encoding CBS domain-containing protein: protein MTTAKDIMHTGAQWIPAHETLDRAAQLMREHNVGALPISASGEQDRMIGILTDRDIVLDCVAVGHDPSKVTAGDLAQGTPRWIDADAGVDQVLEEMQTNRIRRLPVVENKKLIGMISEADLAQHLPEDQIALWVEKVYAPS from the coding sequence ATGACCACCGCCAAGGACATCATGCACACCGGGGCCCAGTGGATCCCGGCGCACGAAACGCTCGACCGGGCCGCCCAGCTGATGCGCGAGCACAACGTCGGTGCTCTGCCCATCTCGGCCAGCGGCGAGCAGGACCGGATGATCGGCATCCTCACGGACCGCGACATCGTGCTCGACTGCGTGGCAGTGGGCCACGATCCGTCGAAGGTGACGGCCGGTGACCTCGCCCAGGGCACGCCCCGCTGGATCGACGCCGACGCGGGCGTGGACCAGGTCCTGGAGGAAATGCAGACCAATCGAATCCGCCGGCTCCCCGTGGTCGAGAACAAGAAGCTGATCGGCATGATCAGCGAAGCGGATCTGGCGCAGCACCTCCCCGAGGACCAGATCGCGCTCTGGGTCGAGAAGGTCTACGCCCCCAGCTGA
- a CDS encoding multicopper oxidase family protein has product MRTQHTRRAVLGAGIALAGTGVLAACSSGKDVDKPLANPGGMNHDNMTRKPSSPVKSHGEYVSPNGEEVAAVEAKRGSGPVRKFHLTATPARLDLGGGLTVPSWAYGDRLPGKEIRITAGDTLAVTLANHLPTSTTLHWHGLHVRNDMDGVPGLTQPGIKAGAEFAYRFAVRQTGTYWFHPHVGVQQDRGLYAPLIVEDPKEPLSYDKEWVVMLDDWVDGVGGSTPDAVLNELSHGMGSMEGMNHGSSGSDDKPGSRSGPSRVLMDARSELLRGAATDVAYPHYLINGRIPKDPSTFTAKPGDRIRVRIINAGGDTPFRVALGGHRMTITHADGFPVRHTTTDALLLGMGERYDVLVTAGDGVFPLTAVAEGRNMSALALLRTGGGAAPKASVWPKELNGQLVSAPELRADKSVALAAREPDRTIRIKLTGSMRAFDWGFDHRRYDPDWRHPVKAGERVRLEFYNITEMWHPIHLHGHTFALAGSAGPRSVLDRAPGARKDTAVVLPNSSVAVEFDADNPGLWMLHCHNVYHSNANMMTVLGYRR; this is encoded by the coding sequence ATGCGCACTCAGCACACTCGACGCGCCGTGCTCGGCGCCGGAATCGCCCTGGCCGGAACGGGAGTTCTGGCTGCCTGCTCCAGCGGCAAGGACGTGGACAAGCCCCTCGCGAACCCCGGCGGCATGAACCACGACAACATGACCCGGAAGCCGTCGTCCCCGGTGAAGAGCCACGGTGAGTACGTTTCGCCCAACGGCGAGGAGGTCGCGGCAGTCGAGGCCAAGCGGGGCTCCGGTCCCGTACGGAAGTTCCACCTCACCGCCACCCCGGCCCGCCTCGATCTGGGCGGCGGTCTCACCGTCCCCTCCTGGGCGTACGGGGACCGGCTGCCCGGCAAGGAGATCCGGATCACCGCGGGCGACACTCTGGCCGTCACTCTCGCCAACCACCTGCCGACGTCGACCACGCTGCACTGGCACGGCCTCCATGTGCGCAACGACATGGACGGCGTTCCCGGTCTGACACAGCCGGGCATCAAGGCGGGCGCGGAGTTCGCGTACCGCTTCGCGGTGCGACAGACGGGGACGTACTGGTTCCATCCACACGTGGGCGTGCAGCAGGACCGTGGCCTGTACGCTCCGCTGATCGTCGAGGACCCGAAGGAGCCCCTGTCGTACGACAAGGAGTGGGTCGTCATGCTCGACGACTGGGTCGACGGGGTGGGGGGTTCCACGCCGGACGCGGTGCTCAACGAGCTCTCCCACGGTATGGGCAGCATGGAGGGGATGAATCACGGGTCCTCCGGGTCCGATGACAAGCCCGGTTCCCGGTCCGGGCCCTCGCGGGTGCTGATGGACGCCAGGAGCGAACTGCTCCGCGGCGCCGCGACCGATGTCGCCTACCCGCACTACCTGATCAACGGCCGCATCCCGAAGGACCCGAGCACATTCACCGCGAAGCCCGGCGACCGGATCCGGGTGCGCATCATCAACGCGGGCGGCGACACCCCTTTCCGCGTCGCGCTCGGCGGCCACCGGATGACCATCACGCACGCGGACGGCTTCCCGGTCCGGCACACCACGACGGACGCACTGCTGCTGGGCATGGGCGAGCGGTACGACGTGCTGGTCACCGCCGGGGACGGGGTGTTCCCGCTGACGGCGGTCGCCGAAGGGAGGAACATGTCGGCGCTGGCCCTGCTCCGTACCGGCGGTGGCGCGGCGCCGAAGGCCTCCGTATGGCCGAAGGAGCTGAACGGGCAGCTGGTGTCGGCCCCCGAGCTGAGGGCGGACAAGTCCGTGGCACTGGCCGCCCGGGAGCCAGACCGGACGATCCGGATCAAGCTGACCGGCAGCATGAGGGCGTTCGACTGGGGCTTCGACCACAGGAGGTACGACCCCGATTGGCGCCATCCGGTCAAGGCGGGCGAGCGGGTCCGGCTGGAGTTCTACAACATCACGGAGATGTGGCACCCGATCCACCTGCACGGGCACACGTTCGCGCTCGCGGGATCTGCGGGACCGCGTTCGGTGCTCGACAGGGCTCCCGGGGCGCGCAAGGACACGGCGGTCGTCCTGCCCAACAGCTCGGTGGCTGTGGAGTTCGACGCGGACAACCCGGGGCTGTGGATGCTCCACTGCCACAACGTCTACCACTCGAACGCGAACATGATGACGGTCCTCGGCTACCGCCGCTGA